The genomic segment AAATTTACAGCAAAATTGAGTAGCATCTATCATATTCCTGAGCTTAGGGATAGAATTATCTTCACCTTGTTAATGTTCTTAGTTGCTAGAGTTGGAACATATATTCCAGCTCCTGGCATAGATGTAGACAGACTTACGGCTATGACAGAGCAAAGCGATATACTAGGATACATTAATATGTTTTCAGGTGGAGCTTTTAAAAGAGTTTCTATCTTTGCTCTAGGAATAGTTCCTTATATTAATGCCTCAATAGTATTCAGCCTTTTAGCTGTTATTATTCCGAAAATTGAAGAGATTCAAAAAGAGGGAGAGGCAGGAAGAAACAGAATCACTCAATGGACTAGATACTTGACAATAGCTATCGCCGTTGTTCAAGGATTTGGTGTTTGTATGTGGTTACAATCTGTAGGTCTTGTTACTACACCTGGAGTAATGTTCTTCTTAACAACTATAGTTACTTTAACTGCTGGTACTGTTTTCCTAATGTGGATAGGGGAACAAATATCAATAAAAGGTATAGGAAATGGAGTTTCTTTATTGATCTTCCTAAATGTAATTTCTGGTGGACCAGCTAATGTTTCTCAGACAATTCAAAAATTAGGAACAAGTAAGTTTCTTATTCCAATACTATTATTAATAGCAGCAGCAGCAGTAATTACAGTTGCAGGAATAGTTGTATTCCAATTGGGACAAAGAAAAATACCTATTCACTATGTAGGAAAAGGATTTAATGGAAGAGGTGGAATGGGACAAAACTCATACATACCTTTAAAACTTAACAGTGCAGGAGTAATGCCTGTTATCTTTGCATCAGTAGTTATGATGATTCCATCAGTAATAATAAATGCAATTCCATCAGAATACACTTTTAAAACTACATTAGCAATGGTATTTAGTCAAAATCATCCAGTATATATGATTTTATATGCTGCAGTGATTATTTTCTTCTCATTCTTCTACACTGCAATAGTATTTGATCCTGAAAAGGTAGCAGATAACTTAAAGCAAGGTGGA from the Fusobacterium varium genome contains:
- the secY gene encoding preprotein translocase subunit SecY — encoded protein: MTLMEKFTAKLSSIYHIPELRDRIIFTLLMFLVARVGTYIPAPGIDVDRLTAMTEQSDILGYINMFSGGAFKRVSIFALGIVPYINASIVFSLLAVIIPKIEEIQKEGEAGRNRITQWTRYLTIAIAVVQGFGVCMWLQSVGLVTTPGVMFFLTTIVTLTAGTVFLMWIGEQISIKGIGNGVSLLIFLNVISGGPANVSQTIQKLGTSKFLIPILLLIAAAAVITVAGIVVFQLGQRKIPIHYVGKGFNGRGGMGQNSYIPLKLNSAGVMPVIFASVVMMIPSVIINAIPSEYTFKTTLAMVFSQNHPVYMILYAAVIIFFSFFYTAIVFDPEKVADNLKQGGGTIPGIRPGNETVEYLEGVVTRITWGGAFFLAAISILPYAIFTAFNLPVFFGGTGIIIVVGVAIDTVQQINAHLVMREYKGFI